A stretch of Leptidea sinapis chromosome 36, ilLepSina1.1, whole genome shotgun sequence DNA encodes these proteins:
- the LOC126975465 gene encoding alpha-tocopherol transfer protein-like isoform X2: MTEKEIEDKKLYVEELKHWIEGQPHLPNIEDKMLLRFVHSCYYDIERAKGALELFCNLRTLAPELLTNRDPLSQQMQSVLSWINVAQINISKNRCLWLWQLDDPGLVKYDYLLDAKFFFLSTDAYFLDSCHLPDADVVVLDAHDISLKFITKFNLSHARKLSKYQEEAIPVRLTQIHVINAPTVIDKIFGLMKPLLKKELTDLIHFHTPNSTTIFKYFDKEDLPEDFGGTRPSMKELAKNTESLLMKWRDELKSDDLWKALPIEKKKSNNTPAVSSFRSLAID, encoded by the exons ATGACAGAGAAGGAAATTGAAGATAAGAAGTTGTACGTGGAGGAGTTGAAGCACTGGATAGAAGGACAACCCCATTTGCCGAATATAG AAGACAAGATGCTCTTGCGATTCGTGCACAGTTGCTACTACGACATTGAAAGAGCGAAGGGTGCCCTAGAACTGTTCTGCAATTTAAGGACATTAGCACCAGAGCTGCTCACTAATAGAGACCCTTTATCACAACAAATGCAAAGTGTTTTGAGTTGGAT TAACGTGGCTCAAATTAACATATCAAAAAACAGATGCCTTTGGCTTTGGCAGTTGGATGATCCAGGACTAGTAAAGTACGATTATCTTTTAGATGCGAAGTTCTTCTTTCTCTCTACCGATGCCTACTTTCTGGATTCATGCCATCTTCCTGATGCTGACGTGGTCGTACTAGATGCACACGATATAAGCTTAAAGTTCATCACAAAGTTCAACTTGTCTCACGCAAGAAAACTGTCAAAATATCAAGAG GAAGCGATACCCGTAAGACTGACACAGATTCACGTAATCAACGCTCCGACCgtcattgataaaatatttggaCTGATGAAGCCATTGCTCAAGAAGGAGTTGACTGACTTG ATTCACTTTCATACTCCAAATTCAACAACTATATTCAAGTATTTTGACAAAGAAGACTTGCCAGAGGACTTTGGAGGTACTCGGCCATCTATGAAAGAACTGGCCAAAAACACTGAATCATTACTGATGAAGTGGCG AGATGAACTAAAAAGTGACGACCTCTGGAAAGCATTGCCAATTGAAAAGAAGAAATCAAACAACACGCCTGCTGTTTCGTCGTTCAGATCTTTAGCTATAGATTAG
- the LOC126975465 gene encoding alpha-tocopherol transfer protein-like isoform X1, with amino-acid sequence MYVQQVKEAMTEKEIEDKKLYVEELKHWIEGQPHLPNIEDKMLLRFVHSCYYDIERAKGALELFCNLRTLAPELLTNRDPLSQQMQSVLSWINVAQINISKNRCLWLWQLDDPGLVKYDYLLDAKFFFLSTDAYFLDSCHLPDADVVVLDAHDISLKFITKFNLSHARKLSKYQEEAIPVRLTQIHVINAPTVIDKIFGLMKPLLKKELTDLIHFHTPNSTTIFKYFDKEDLPEDFGGTRPSMKELAKNTESLLMKWRDELKSDDLWKALPIEKKKSNNTPAVSSFRSLAID; translated from the exons cGATGACAGAGAAGGAAATTGAAGATAAGAAGTTGTACGTGGAGGAGTTGAAGCACTGGATAGAAGGACAACCCCATTTGCCGAATATAG AAGACAAGATGCTCTTGCGATTCGTGCACAGTTGCTACTACGACATTGAAAGAGCGAAGGGTGCCCTAGAACTGTTCTGCAATTTAAGGACATTAGCACCAGAGCTGCTCACTAATAGAGACCCTTTATCACAACAAATGCAAAGTGTTTTGAGTTGGAT TAACGTGGCTCAAATTAACATATCAAAAAACAGATGCCTTTGGCTTTGGCAGTTGGATGATCCAGGACTAGTAAAGTACGATTATCTTTTAGATGCGAAGTTCTTCTTTCTCTCTACCGATGCCTACTTTCTGGATTCATGCCATCTTCCTGATGCTGACGTGGTCGTACTAGATGCACACGATATAAGCTTAAAGTTCATCACAAAGTTCAACTTGTCTCACGCAAGAAAACTGTCAAAATATCAAGAG GAAGCGATACCCGTAAGACTGACACAGATTCACGTAATCAACGCTCCGACCgtcattgataaaatatttggaCTGATGAAGCCATTGCTCAAGAAGGAGTTGACTGACTTG ATTCACTTTCATACTCCAAATTCAACAACTATATTCAAGTATTTTGACAAAGAAGACTTGCCAGAGGACTTTGGAGGTACTCGGCCATCTATGAAAGAACTGGCCAAAAACACTGAATCATTACTGATGAAGTGGCG AGATGAACTAAAAAGTGACGACCTCTGGAAAGCATTGCCAATTGAAAAGAAGAAATCAAACAACACGCCTGCTGTTTCGTCGTTCAGATCTTTAGCTATAGATTAG